One Palaemon carinicauda isolate YSFRI2023 chromosome 4, ASM3689809v2, whole genome shotgun sequence DNA segment encodes these proteins:
- the LSm3 gene encoding U6 snRNA-associated Sm-like protein LSm3, whose amino-acid sequence MAEDGETTAGTMAVEEPLDLIRLSLDERIYVKMRNERELRGRLHAYDQHLNMILGDVEETVTSVEVDDETFEEVYKTTRRNIPMLFVRGDGVILVAPPMRGGGI is encoded by the exons ATGGCCGAAGATGGAGAAACAACTGCCGGAACTATGGCTGTGGAAGAGCCATTAGACCTCATCAGGTTATCACTGGATGAGAGAATTTACGTCAAGATGCGTAACGAACGGGAACTCAGAGGCAGACTCCATGCGTACGATCAACACTTGAACATGATACTGGGTGACGTTGAGGAAACTGTAACATCTGTTGAG gtTGATGATGAGACGTTTGAAGAAGTGTATAAGACAACAAGAAGAAACATCCCAATGTTGTTTGTCCGTGGAGACGGAGTGATTCTGGTTGCCCCGCCAATGAGAGGTGGTGGTATATAG